A window of the Entelurus aequoreus isolate RoL-2023_Sb linkage group LG28, RoL_Eaeq_v1.1, whole genome shotgun sequence genome harbors these coding sequences:
- the LOC133644896 gene encoding cardiomyopathy-associated protein 5-like isoform X2 gives MCERTIAEYEEELSPTKEEKERQHQVVLHTTDVQQPLHIKEEEEDPQPTHIKEEEDDPQPTHIKEEDDDLQPTHIKEEEDDPQPTYIKEEEEDPQPTYIKEEDDDPQPTYIKEEEEDPHMKEEEEDDVSKFPLTVVSVKTEEHEDKAPESSQLHHSPNVQRVSAGSHEEEWHTSVGQKELQAPSHIKEEQLHDEDEAQSLQLHHSQSEENRGAELVSPSVGAR, from the exons atgtgcgaaagaaccatagcagagtacgaggaggaacttagtccaacaaaagaggagaaggagcgacaacatcaagttgtgttacacacaacag acgtccagcagccccttcacattaaagaggaagaggaggatccacagcccacccacattaaagaggaagaggatgatccacagcccacccacattaaagaggaagatgatGATCTACAGCccacccacattaaagaggaagaggatgatccacagcccacctacattaaagaggaagaagaggatccacagcccacctacattaaagaggaagatgatGATCCACAGCCCAcctacattaaagaggaagaggaggatccacacatgaaagaggaagaggaggatgatgtcagcaagtttccactgactgttgtctctgtgaagactgaagagcatgaagacaaagcacctgagtcctcacagcttcatcacagtccaa acgtccagcgggtgtcagcggggagtcatgaagaggagtggcacaccagtgtgggacagaaggagctacaggccccctcccacattaaagaggagcaacttcatgatgaagatgaagctcagtccttacagcttcatcacagtcaaagtgaggagaacagaggggcggagctt